CGGCTGGTGAACTCGGCCGCATTGAGCGCGGTCGCGTCGAGCGACACCGCCTTGGTGCCGAACAGGTACTCGATGGGCTGCATGACGGCAAAGGAGCCGCCGCAGGCGGTGAGCACGACGCGCGAGATGGTGTCCCGGGTCGCGATCGCCTGGCGGGCCGCAGCGAGCTGGTTCTCGATAGCGGCGGAGTCGACGAACAGAGCGGTGGCAGACAAGATGGTCCCTTCTGATGACCTTCGATCAAACATCATGACTCGTTATATAACGTCATGTGATGACTGACGATAGCGAGCACGAAGACGCCTGTAAAGAGGTACGGCGAAAATCGTTCGCCGGAGTCACCGAAAGAGCGGGCCTCACGCGCTTCTTCCGGCGGCGCACACCGGGTGTCCGGCGGCCGCGGGATCAGCCGCGCCGGCGGCCGCGGACGGCCTTGATGGCCATCTGCACCGCGATCACCACGAGGTAGGCGGCGAAGAGGAGGTTCCCGACCGTCGGGTCGACGATGGTCGCCAGCCACGCGCCGAGGGCCGTGGTGGTGCACGCCGAGACGCCGATGAGCAGTGCGGCCAGGAGGTCGACGTTGCGGTTGCGGAGGTTGCCGACTGTGCCGGAGAGAGCCGTCGGGATCATCATGAGCAGCGAGATGCCCTTCGCGACGAGGTCGCTCGTCCCGAACGCGAGCATGAGCACCGGGACGACGATGACGCCGCCGCCGACGCCGATGAGGCCGGCCAGGACGCCGGTGCCGATTCCGACGACCACCAGGGCGATCCCGGTCAGCCAGGTGAGCTCGAAGACGGCGTCGCGCGACGGGATCACGAGGAAGAGGCTCACGATCACGACGACGAGGAAGCCGACGAAGCCCCAGCGGAGGGCGGTCTGCGAGATCCGCGGGAGCAGGCGGGTGCCGATCTGCGCGCCGACCACGGCCCCGGCGGCGAGGATCAGCGCCGGGATCCAGGCGACGGAGCCCGATGCGGCGTAGGAGATGACGCCGACGGTCGCCGTCGGGACGATCGCCGCCAGCGAGGTTCCGGCTGCCAGCCGCTGGTCGAACGCGAGCAGGAGCACCAGCAGCGGGACGATGACCGTGCCGCCGCCGACGCCGAAGAGACCGGAGAGGAGGCCCGCGAGGAGGCCGATGCCGATGAATGCCGCGTAGGCGCGAGGCCCGCGTTTCAGGACCGTCGCATCGTTCACCGGATCAGCCTACTCCCGGCCTCTCCCCCGCTCGAATCGTGCCGGGTCAGACCTCCGAGTCCGCTGTGACGGGCACCGCGATGGACTCCGTGAGCGCCTGCTCGTAGCGTCGCTGCCGGCGCCGCAGCCACAGCCCGCCGGCGATGAGCAGCGCGAGGATGACGTAGGCGACCGCGGAGAACGGCTGCGCGATGAGCGTCGTCAGGTCGCCCTGGCTGAGCTGCAGCGCACGACGGAGCTGCTCCTCCCCCATCGGCCCCAGGATCATGCCCACCACCAGCGGCGCCACCGGGAATCCGTACCGCCGCAGGAAGTAGCCCAGGACGCCGATGATGAGCAGGATGAGGATGTCGACGACCGCGAAGTTCAGCGCGTACGCCCCGAAGGCGGCGAACAGGAGGATGC
This genomic stretch from Microbacterium sp. Nx66 harbors:
- a CDS encoding sulfite exporter TauE/SafE family protein, producing the protein MNDATVLKRGPRAYAAFIGIGLLAGLLSGLFGVGGGTVIVPLLVLLLAFDQRLAAGTSLAAIVPTATVGVISYAASGSVAWIPALILAAGAVVGAQIGTRLLPRISQTALRWGFVGFLVVVIVSLFLVIPSRDAVFELTWLTGIALVVVGIGTGVLAGLIGVGGGVIVVPVLMLAFGTSDLVAKGISLLMMIPTALSGTVGNLRNRNVDLLAALLIGVSACTTTALGAWLATIVDPTVGNLLFAAYLVVIAVQMAIKAVRGRRRG